CAAATGtcgtaatcatttttttatagaaagaagaaaaggtagaaagataaaataattgGGGAAAGAGTAACGCACGCTTTGCCTTTAGGGTTACGCGTTTATCGAGTTCTTCACTCACTTTTTAACCAACTCCTTTGCAGCCTTTTTACACCAAACTTTTCTCTGTTATACTCCTCTCTTGTCCAGTTCCACACCTCTTCTTTCCAACTTTCGAATaatctcttttaattattactacTATTACCCGTAGccatgatttaaaaaatatttaggaatcctgcaattaaaaatagttattaTTTCAAATGAAACATTGTCACTAATCTTACTATTCATTTAGCGTTGTTCACTTgcaacgtatatatatatatatccgatCATATACAAACATTTGATTATCTTAAGACATATACAAACATTTGATTATCTTAAGACATATACAAACATTTGATTATCTTAAGACATATACAAACATTTGATTATCTGAACAGCTATATGAATAAGACATATCTTCTAATTTGTGTTCTCCAAACGCTTGGCGAACACAAATTAGAAGAACACAAATAAGACATCATATTTAGCCATATTATCCAATCTAAAGAACATTTTCTATTCATATTAGAGGGTCATATAGCCTCGATAAGCCAAAGTCGCTCAAACCCTAATCTTTGATCAAGATCAAGCCAAATATCTCACCCTTGCTCTTAAAGACTGATGAGTAGATCTTTGAAGAGACAACGCTTCCGCAACTTGAACTTAATACTATTAAAACCATCACacatgaatttttatttttcatgtacATGAAACAtagtataaactataaagatTAACTCAACCAACCCGCTAAATAGCATAATGTAAACGGATGCGGACTTTATGAATAATCGTCTTCGTAATCAGAATTGGACTATTTTCGAGTTGACCAATTGTTCTGGTTTACATTGCAAACCGAATAAAATGTACTTGTCTACGATCGGGTCTTTGGGTTCTCGGATCCAAAATAATGGTCTCCGAGACAACGGAAATTGTCGTGTAGCGatagaacaaaaataataaagctGACGCCAAGAAGAGAATAGTTTTATTGTGGAGAAAAAAAGTGCTTGTttgaaaagaagttaaagagttTCAGCTTTCTGCATTTATTACAACTTCACGTACAACTCTTGTCGACCTTCTGTGTCTTTTGATGCCTATCTCCATTTTGCCCTTAATCTCTCTGTCCTTCGATAAGTAGAAAAGTTAGCACACAAAAGTCATACAATACTAGTGTTTTTCCTAATATTCGAATTTAATGATActaatcaaaaaacaaaatattgtagtgtgcagaaaaaaaaacaggttaGTTTCTATAGTGATCAAAGGAAATCtgattttcttggattttttatttattttattttaacaaacaaGTTTGTAACATTTGCTAGAAAATATAAcactttcttttctaatttcgTTAAATCTTTGAATGTTCGAGTTttgtgtttccttccaaatttttctagtaattttttttccaccaTAATATTGTAGGCCAATAAAAGATGAGAGGTACCGACTAGTTGTGCAATCAATGCATTCATCATTACAAAAGTTGAATTCTCTTTGACGCGTTTAGGGACTCCCCAAAAAGGTCTACCTTTTCCATTTTAAAGGAGCACAAAATTTAAATGCGATTTCTTTTTCCATAAGGTACTTGATCATGGGCAGATGAAAAAGCCTTCGTCAAAGGCtacttattaaacatatagagactatcatatatacatacagCGCCATTTAGTTTTTTCACTTGTCCAAAGTCTTTTTTCTGATTcataattcaagaaaaaaaaatgaaacatccTAGCGCTATAACATTGGAACACAAAAATTTCAGCAAGttagtttttattcataatgttttatttttgtgtaacgttttgatttatatttcaCCAAATTCTATCATATGTTCTGTTGTTTAGTACTATAATGCCACATCATGATTGAGCTTGTGGGTATTGATTTCATGCGATTACCTCTTAAAGCCAAATAGTGCAATCCATTTAGTGTAAAATTATACTTACTACCAAATAGTATAAGATTTATCGACCATCGAAAACATTGATTCCACTGAATCTTTTTATTGTTCAGCTATTTAGACATTTTGGAGAGTCCATTAGAACACCTAACAAAACAAAGTCCCCACATTAGCATCACTGTTTTAAACCCCATTGTTCTTCCACTATGGTGACAAACAATACTTATATTTTTCCgacaacacttttttttatatgaacatGAACTGGAATTTCATCTTTATTACTACAATAAGCGATGGAATGCTAACGTTTTAATAAGAGGTGTtgtactgaaaaaaaaaacaagatactTGAGCAATTGGCCTCAAATGAAAACTAAACCATAAGttgacgtaaaaaaaaaaaaaccatgatcaTATTTCATATAGACAGGGCCTCTCCatgtagaaaaatatttgatgcTCCAATGATCAGAGGCGAATTAAAGAAGGATTTATTCAAAAGTTGAACTAATTTGTCATTAAGCTACGAAACCTATTCTTAAATCTCAACTAAACCCATTAAGTTCATTATTGGTAGGGCCGAATCACATCGATGGCTCgcttttctttcttgtataataaatacaaattcTTAGGTGTACTTTAGGTGATTCAAGTGTCACATGATGCCATacttatttctttcaaaacatcCTTAATTAcagtaattttatttatttatccatTTTCTAATGATATGCAGTCAGACTAATCTTTGAAATTACGTAACTTCAACAACATATGCAAAACTTGGATGTATGTGCATCCATGAGTAATTAAAATATCAGCATCGTCCGAATTCATGACTCGAGTTGTTATACACAAACCACGCTAAATTAGACCCAAAAGTCAGTCTATcgattaaatattaatttgatttaggCAATTGTAATTTAATCGATATAAATATAATAGTTTAGTTCTAAGTAATATAATCCGGATCAAATAAAAATCCCACGCCAACTTTTTGGTCCATTATTGTCTATATTTTATAGATTCCAGTAGTCGAACCTCAGTGTCAAAGGAACTAAGGAAGAAGGCTAAGCAGCCCAAACCAACTCACTTAAGCATTTTAAAAATCTAGCGGTgaagctaatatatatatatatatatatatatgtagctgAAGCCTCAAACCCGCATTACCCTTGTTTGGAACATTTGGGTTCATATCATCATATGCCAATGCCGACAGATTTCGTTCCGCTACTTCCAAATGCACGAGTCGATGTGGATTATAGCATGACGtgtagtacttttttttttagtcctTGCAATTTAAATTCTTCAAGATGAAgaaatttaacaattttgatTCCGTTCAGAAATAAGGAgttgaaaattgaaatatttagaatttgtttcTTCAACTCGTAAAATCCTTTCTTGGACGCGGTTTCGCGACTTTGACGTTCAGATAATGTGAATGTATGGTACATGTCCACCATCTTCCCCTCTTACGTTGACGGTCGACAACTTTTTGCAAGTCGTCCAATTTCCATTTCtgtcatatacatattttttcccACCTCAACCTATTTATATCTTCACTATATGCTAATCTActcaatttaattaatttccatTGATGAAAGATccaatttgaaattaatatgaaagcgaccaaattttatttatgattagaaAAGGATGCCTAAccaataacaaattaacaataatGAATTTCATTAGCATTTGgatgtattaaaaaaatcctGGAAATAGTTATGTTGGTCCATATAAAAACTAACTTATGTATGAGAATTAGTAAACAGGAATTGAAGTTTTGTCCTTTTTTATTTACACCTATTAATTTAGACCATAAAACCATTAACCAATATGCTGTAATGGGCttttgaaaaataagataaCAGTTGTATGGATCCTAAAATTCAACACTTCGGCTCATACGTGAGTGGACTCCTACTAAACCAATAGAGAAAATCAAGAACCGCACCGGTTTGATtccaattaaaatataaatttcgtTATATGTAAATTTAGTAAACTAGAGAGTCCGTAGAAGACAACACAAAAGGAGCGAAAACACACAATTTAGGATCAAACCGGTGAAATTTAGCCGCATAATTTAagcatatatgtttataaactcTTTAAGGTCAAAGTCTCTTGACTTGACTCAAATAACAACACACAGTTACACTTCATGGCACCCTCCATTACTGTATTAATATACTTGCTTTTACTCAGTTGCTAGTAAGAATGACACGCCATCGACAAGTTACTCTTTGTTTCCATCAAATCAAAGCCAAGAAAAGTTTTAAAGAAGCCGGGTAGGTGACACGAGGAAATAAATGTCGTCGAAATAATGTACTGCATATGTAACTTTGTTATCCACATTATAATGTATGACTCTAGTCTCTACTCTCtagcaaatgaaagaaaattcaaataaatgGTTATGTAACTCAACGGTAtgcaataaatatataaatgcgTATCTCCTaaccagaaaagaaaatgaatattttgGACAGCTTCACGatctaacacacacacacaccaagtAGGGCAATAATCATAAATATGCCCATATGTCATACTGGCATAGTCCNNNNNNNNNNNNNNNNNNNNNNNNNNNNNNNNNNNNNNNNNNNNNNNNNNNNNNNNNNNNNNNNNNNNNNNNNNNNNNNNNNNNNNNNNNNNNNNNNNNNNNNNNNNNNNNNNNNNNNNNNNNNNNNNNNNNNNNNNNNNNNNNNNNNNNNNNNNNNNNNNNNNNNNNNNNNNNNNNNNNNNNNNNNNNNNNNNNNNNNNNNNNNNNNNNNNNNNNNNNNNNNNNNNNNNNNNNNNNNNNNNNNNNNNNNNNNNNNNNNNNNNNNNNNNNNNNNNNNNNNNNNNNNNNNNNNNNNNNNNNNNNNNNNNNNNNNNNNNNNNNNNNNNNNNNNNNNNNNNNNNNNNNNNNNNNNNNNNNNNNNNNNNNNNNNNNNNNNNNNNNNNNNNNNNNNNNNNNNNNNNNNNNNNNNNNNNNNNNNNNNNNNNNNNNNNNNNNNNNNNNNNNNNNNNNNNNNNNNNNNNNNNNNNNNNNNNNNNNNNNNNNNNNNNNNNNNNNNNNNNNNNNNNNNNNNNNNNNNNNNNNNNNNNNNNNNNNNNNNNNNNNNNNNNNNNNNNNNNNNNNNNNNNNNNNNNNNNNNNNNNNNNNNNNNNNNNNNNNNNNNNNNNNNNNNNNNNNNNNNNNNNNNNNNNNNNNNNNNNNNNNNNNNNNNNNNNNNNNNNNNNNNNNNNNNNNNNNNNNNNNNNNNNNNNNNNNNNNNNNNNNNNNNNNNNNNNNNNaaaaaaaaaaaaaaaaaaaaaaaacttaaaggtAAGAAATAAGTTTGTTCCTTGTTAGTCGCCTTGAAAAATGgtcacaagaaaaatcaaagacttaATAGTGGTAGTTCTGTAAATTCAGGGTGctaaaaagggtatttttgttttaataaaaagaaacaatatttgTTCGGGGAAATCTAGACACGTTTAAATACGAACATCGAAGTACACCAGTTTTGATTTGCTCTGTCTTCGAAAAGTAAtctttatagtaaaaaaatgacacaaaaccaaactgtcATATGACATTATTGAATTAGTCtatttgttttgtcttcacaatttttgtttttggttttcaaaaaattgtttcttcGAAGGATTTGATAATGGAGGAGACACCGAGATCAGTCGGAGAAGCGTCGACGACTAATTTTGTGCCGGCGGAGACACGACCGTCGGCGAAGAAAGATGCGGTGACGATGAAAGGTTGCGGTTTTGCTAACCTTGCGTGGGTTGGTGTAGATAGAGAGGAGCTTCGAGGGAGGTTAGCTATGCCTGAGTATCTCCGTCTAGCTATGAGAGATTGTATCAAGCGGAAAGATTCAACGGCGGTTCCTGATCATTTGCTGCTACTTCCTGGCGGCGCTGTTGCGGAGATGGCTCCTCACGCTCCAATGGTTGTGTTCATTAACCCGAAAAGTGGAGGTCGTCATGGTCCTGTTCTTAAACAGAGGCTTCAACAGTTGATGACCGACGAACAGGTCAATGAGCTCATTTTACTTAACTAATTTTGCTGAGCTCAGATTTTTGTGGGATTCTTATTTGAAGAGGATCTTAAAAAATCTGGAATTAGGTTTAAAGACTGTTGGATTCACTCTGATCTGAGAGCTACCACATTCTTATTGTTCTGACATGATCAAGCTTTCTGTTTTTCTCTCTCATTCTGTTTTGAAGGAGTTATAAACTGTTTTAGTCCTGTTGATTAGTTGATGTACTTGCTAGTGAAGGTTAGAACTTTTGTTGTCTCATACAATAGTGGAAACTTTAAATCTTGGATTTTTTATAAGCAAATCTATGTTGTTATTTGAAGTGTGACATAGTTTGGAGTTTTGTGAAGTTATTTTTGGTGTGTCTTTTTGGTACTTGGTACTTAGTTTGTTAGCTCATGTTGGATTTGTAATTACAGGTATTTGATCTCACAGAAGTGAAGCCTCATGAATTTGTACGGTATGGTTTGGCATGCTTGGAGACATTGGCAGCCAAAGGAGATGAGTGTGCAAGAGAATGCAGAGAAAAGATGCGGATCATGGTGAGTATATACTTCCACATCATGAATGCTTTACGTTTAGCAATTAGGATTAAATTTGTTAAGTTAGCGgcaatggtgatgatgatgataggtAGCAGGTGGTGATGGTACTGTTGGTTGGGTTCTTGGATGTCTTGGTGAGCTTCACAATGACGGTAAATCACATATTCCTCCCGTTGGAGTTATCCCTCTTGGTACAGGAAATGACCTCTCCAGGAGTTTTAGTTGGGGTGGTTCATTCCCTTTTGCTTGGAGATCTGCTATGAAAAGAACATTACATCGAGCAACTTTGGGTACCGTTTCTGGATTAGATAGCTGGAAGATTGTTGTGTCAATGCCATCTGGAGAAGTCGTTGATCCTCCTTATTCTTTGAAGCCTACAACAGAGGAAACTGCACTTGATCAGGCTTTGGATGCTGACAGAGATATACCTCCTAAAGCAAAGTCCTATGAAGGAGTGTTCTACAACTACTTTAGCATAGGTTTGTACTAATAAACCAACTTTATCTTTCCAAATGCTTAACAAGTTTCTACATATTAGTAGTCTTTTTGTggtaatttcttgtttttttctcgtGTTGGCAAGGTATGGATGCTCAAGTTGCATATGGATTCCACCATCTTCGCAATGAGAAACCATACCTAGCTCAAGGCCCTGTTACAAATAAGGTTGTTATAGATCAGAATCTTCATCATTCTTGTCTATGTTGCACACTAATtagctgttttgtttttttcggtTTGTAATGATATTATGAATCACACTAGTTTCGGTTTTGCAGCTTATTTATTCAAGTTACAGTTGCACTCAGGGTTGGTTTTGCACGCCTTGTGTCAGCGATCCTAGTTTAAGGTTAGAGCATTTCCATTTTCCAGTGAAGAGAGTAAAAGCCTTTTTGTTTCCATCTTCTACTAAAACTCCTCTCCCTTAAGTTGACATGTTGTGGTAAGATGAATTTGCAGGGGACTTAGAAACATTATGAAAATACACATTAAAAAAGCAAATTGCTCCGAATGGGAAGAGATCCATGTTCCTAAAAGGTAATTTATAAACTAATCTTTATCAttggttaaaaaataaaaactaaaaatatggcTTCACTTACCAGTTACTATATTGGAATGAATACAACCTCGCTATATAAGGAAATGCTATCTATTCATTTACGATCATATAGCGTACATATCTCTAATTGATATCGTTATTGTAATTAGGCATTTAAGTCTATAGCTTCTTCACCAAGTCTAGGTCTGTATATATCTTTGCCTTTGTGGCTtgttaataacaaaagaaaacattcaGTCTCTTTctgttcatggtatcagagccatcaCGGCAAAACAAAAATGAGTGAACAAGTTGAGAACAGTGAGAATGTGAGAAACGAGTCAGGGGCTGATGTCGGAAAAACTAACTCGACATATCAGTTGTCTGCAACTGAAAATCCCGGCGGAATCATTGCTCAGGTGCAATTAACCGGTGAAAATTTTGATGAATGGGCGCAAGCAATCAGATCTACTTTGCGTGTGAAGAAAAAGTTTGGATATGTCGATGGGACTGTGGAGAAGCCAAAGGAGGACGCACCGGAGTATGAGGATTGGATGTCCGTCAACTCCATGGTGGCTTTATGGATTCTCAACACCATCGAACCAAAGGTGCGTAGGACACTTGGTAACAAAGACAACCCGAAGGATCTATGGCAAGAGATCAAAGATCGCTTTTCTGAAGGCAATGGGCCAAGAATTCAAGAGATCAAGGCTGAGTTAGCAAACTGTCGTCAACAAGGGATTAACCTTATTGATTACTTTGGAAAATTACAGATCCTATGGGAGGATCTGTTGAACTATGATCAGTTCCCGACGTGTCAATGCAGTGGATGTACCTGCGACTTGCGTCTTCAgttggagaagaaaagagaggatGATAAGGTGCATCAGTTTCTTCTTGGTCTTAACGATGAGGTTTATGGTGGTCTCCGCACAACAATCATCAGCAGCGAGCCACTCCCAAACCTGAATCAAGTTTATTCCAAGGTGAAAGCAGTGGAACGTGTACGTACGGTGATGAGGAATCGAGAGGAGCAAGGCACGCAAGCTGCAGTACAACTCGCAAAACCTTTTGAAGCACCAGAAGATAA
The sequence above is a segment of the Camelina sativa cultivar DH55 chromosome 10, Cs, whole genome shotgun sequence genome. Coding sequences within it:
- the LOC104717164 gene encoding diacylglycerol kinase 7-like, which gives rise to MEETPRSVGEASTTNFVPAETRPSAKKDAVTMKGCGFANLAWVGVDREELRGRLAMPEYLRLAMRDCIKRKDSTAVPDHLLLLPGGAVAEMAPHAPMVVFINPKSGGRHGPVLKQRLQQLMTDEQVFDLTEVKPHEFVRYGLACLETLAAKGDECARECREKMRIMVAGGDGTVGWVLGCLGELHNDGKSHIPPVGVIPLGTGNDLSRSFSWGGSFPFAWRSAMKRTLHRATLGTVSGLDSWKIVVSMPSGEVVDPPYSLKPTTEETALDQALDADRDIPPKAKSYEGVFYNYFSIGMDAQVAYGFHHLRNEKPYLAQGPVTNKLIYSSYSCTQGWFCTPCVSDPSLRGLRNIMKIHIKKANCSEWEEIHVPKSVRSIVVLNLYNYGSGRHPWGNLRPKYLEKRGFVEAHCDDGLIEIFGLKQGWHASFVMAEFISAKHIAQAAAIRFELRGGDWKNAFLQMDGEPWKQPMKSDYSTFVEIKKVPFQSLMINGE